The Lycium barbarum isolate Lr01 chromosome 9, ASM1917538v2, whole genome shotgun sequence genome has a segment encoding these proteins:
- the LOC132610298 gene encoding proteinase inhibitor I-B-like, with the protein MEGKTMVKLSHVVAFLLLASLFQPLMARDLVFNMSDEIEVLRLPLAKENQVEALDDFPIVCPGKQSWPELVGQSAEIAIKIIENENPIAKIQLLFPGMVRPFNYVCGRVFLVVDWNVIVVKTPTMG; encoded by the exons ATGGAGGGAAAGACTATGGTCAAATTATCTCACGTTGTTGCTTTCTTGCTTCTTGCATCAC TTTTTCAACCTCTTATGGCACGAGATCTGGTATTTAATATGAGCGACGAGATAGAAGTTTTGCGACTTCCACTGGCAAAAGAAAACCAAGTAGAAGCACTTGATGACTTTCCAATAGTGTGCCCAG GTAAGCAATCATGGCCAGAACTTGTGGGACAGTCAGCAGAGATTGCTATCAAAATTATTGAGAATGAAAATCCGATAGCCAAAATTCAGCTTTTATTCCCTGGTATGGTTAGGCCATTTAATTATGTATGTGGTCGAGTTTTTCTGGTTGTTGACTGGAACGTCATTGTTGTAAAAACTCCCACGATGGGTTAA
- the LOC132610297 gene encoding uncharacterized protein LOC132610297, whose amino-acid sequence MTARIAQLQPPTTSVSDSTSSIRYGECLKNHAASMGGHAVDGCGEFTPNGGEGTPGALKCAACKCHRNFHKKEIDDHRQMAGIGSHSTFNQPRNNSSSDDMHNQPLISLPTQQLQQYSSSPNSVVNSSQSYPQPPSPISGSVFLQQGSEKIEPGLVRPSCSNEMLNHDTMQNGQEWEYSRRDSSRNISRDHPSIRNESWNVDMFKPLNNRTPDHILSEFPACMSRCQSQSVFANEFPHLDIINNLLREEHGTGRTLMTNSGFQSLNNGTNHLSGHFTYPSDIGMFTGLDPSTSSCRPERNLSGL is encoded by the coding sequence ATGACTGCCAGGATAGCACAACTACAACCACCAACAACCTCAGTAAGTGACAGTACCAGCTCAATCCGATATGGGGAATGTCTCAAGAATCATGCTGCAAGCATGGGAGGGCATGCTGTCGACGGATGTGGAGAATTCACGCCAAATGGAGGAGAAGGGACCCCTGGAGCTCTGAAATGTGCTGCTTGTAAGTGCCACCGAAATTTTCACAAGAAAGAGATCGACGACCACCGACAGATGGCCGGCATTGGATCACATTCTACGTTCAATCAACCGAGAAATAATAGCAGTAGCGACGATATGCACAACCAACCCCTGATTTCTCTTCCCACACAGCAGCTGCAGCAGTATAGCTCTTCTCCTAACTCAGTGGTTAACTCTTCACAGTCTTATCCTCAACCACCCTCGCCGATATCTGGTTCGGTATTTTTACAACAGGGCTCGGAAAAAATAGAACCTGGTTTAGTTCGACCAAGCTGCTCAAATGAAATGTTGAATCATGACACCATGCAGAATGGACAGGAATGGGAGTATTCCAGGAGGGACAGCAGCAGGAATATATCACGAGATCATCCTTCAATACGAAATGAAAGTTGGAATGTTGACATGTTCAAGCCTTTAAACAACAGAACCCCTGATCACATTTTATCTGAGTTTCCAGCCTGCATGTCTAGGTGCCAGTCCCAGAGTGTCTTTGCCAATGAATTTCCACATCTTGACATCATTAACAACTTGTTACGTGAAGAGCATGGAACTGGACGGACTTTGATGACCAACTCAGGCTTTCAGAGTTTGAACAATGGAACAAACCATCTGAGTGGGCATTTCACTTACCCGAGCGATATTGGGATGTTTACAGGTTTAGATCCCTCAACAAGTTCTTGTAGGCCTGAGCGTAATCTCTCTGGTCTTTAG
- the LOC132610296 gene encoding uncharacterized protein LOC132610296 yields MAAPKNNVSYSTFSNDYRYSVVAECKLRMVGKFFKPKPKMTKIRVSFRAKVPLKGVVKMKSYDDLHVFLDFTNEEDYDSVLLKEKVVVAGALMEVSRWTPQFPDQVRETFGIMELDNTKRDEHIGSRNEYGTKKSEAVPENPHIQKDVLYISDSVDCVPEVTHSYSEDRIASHVNCETSEINSSMEISCTGFSGLSPAPNGIAGRISSVTYDSSSRCSTDLVPSVIMNRGPLRGTCLNHNNKKSYSRGWNYGSKLNSEAAEWQPCKALSQPLYALPIVEHHENQKSRPPMEVQYSTYTGYPTVTFSENHRKSLVPKYKLTLIGNFFHRRPKMKEIRVDFSAKNPLNGQVKIRACTCRQILLCFTNEEDYYTILYKKSLFVAGAVMLISWSPDFHHEVKQNIHLDFRCSDASPVNRDTDTSKLHPSIATQNMIARSPHVMDYSSSTCSAYSIPPVVTDGPYRVTSTNHKNKEIVVSHRERPSLELPNTSFPPRSPPRSIGSAIQSMSKLSISDSSKLTQKSVTSVNSAETDVLLNADPHKAIVPTVSVAGRLCPDPSTATDIYVLQSYPNGIVGSPIFGRNEQAGRGSTFPNPSRALDQHILA; encoded by the exons ATGGCTGCACCCAAAAACAACGTTAGTTATTCAACCTTTTCGAATGACTATCGATATAGTGTGGTGGCCGAATGTAAGCTTAGAATGGTTGGAAAGTTCTTTAAACCAAAACCAAAAATGACTAAAATCCGTGTTAGTTTCAGGGCAAAAGTCCCTCTTAAAGGGGTAGTCAAGATGAAGTCTTATGATGATCTACAtgtgtttcttgattttactAATGAAgaggattatgattctgttttgttGAAAGAAAAGGTTGTTGTTGCTGGGGCCCTCATGGAGGTTTCTAGGTGGACCCCACAATTTCCTGATCAAGTT AGAGAAACGTTTGGTATTATGGAGCTAGATAATACCAAAAGAGATGAGCATATTGGTAGCAGAAATGAGTACGGGACAAAGAAGTCAGAAGCAGTACCTGAAAATCCACACATACAGAAAGATGTTTTGTATATTTCTGATTCAGTAGATTGTGTTCCTGAAGTAACTCATTCTTATTCCGAGGACAGAATTGCAAGTCATGTCAATTGTGAAACCTCTGAAATAAATTCTTCCATGGAAATTAGTTGCACTGGGTTTAGTGGCCTTTCACCTGCTCCAAATGGGATTGCTGGAAGAATTTCTTCTGTTACGTATGATAGTTCATCAAGGTGTTCAACAGACTTAGTTCCTTCAGTGATTATGAATAGGGGGCCTTTAAGAGGGACTTGTTTGAACCACAACAACAAAAAGTCATATAGCAG AGGGTGGAATTATGGAAGCAAGTTAAATAGTGAAGCAGCTGAATGGCAGCCTTGTAAAGCACTTAGTCAGCCATTATATGCTCTTCCAATTGTCGAACACCATGAGAATCAGAAATCAAGACCTCCGATGGAAGTGCAATATTCGACCTATACGGGATACCCAACAGTAACCTTTTCAGAGAACCACCGTAAAAGCTTAGTCCCCAAGTATAAGCTCACTTTGATTGGGAATTTCTTCCATAGGAggccaaaaatgaaagaaatcCGAGTTGATTTCAGTGCAAAGAATCCTCTGAACGGCCAGGTGAAGATTAGGGCTTGCACTTGTCGACAAATATTACTTTGTTTCACCAATGAAGAGGATTACTACACTATTTTGTACAAGAAATCACTCTTCGTTGCTGGTGCCGTCATGCTGATTTCCTGGTCCCCAGATTTCCACCATGAAGTA AAACAAAATATTCATCTTGATTTCAGATGCAGCGATGCAAGTCCTGTTAATCGGGATACAGACACCTCTAAACTGCATCCTTCTATAGCAACACAAAATATGATTGCAAGAAGTCCTCATGTTATGGATTATAGTTCATCAACGTGTTCCGCATACTCAATTCCCCCGGTTGTTACGGATGGGCCTTACAGGGTGACTTCTACGAACCATAAAAATAAG GAAATAGTAGTTTCACATAGAGAAAGACCTTCCTTGGAGCTGCCAAATACAAGTTTTCCTCCTAGAAGCCCTCCAAGAAGTATAGGGTCTGCCATTCAGTCGATGTCCAAGTTATCAATCTCAGATAGCtccaagctgactcagaaatcagttaCCTCGGTCAATTCAGCTGAAACTGATGTTTTATTGAATGCTGATCCTCATAAAGCCATAGTGCCAACAGTAAGTGTAGCTGGTCGGTTGTGCCCTGATCCTTCAACAGCTACAGACATTTATGTTCTTCAGTCTTATCCGAATGGAATTGTGGGGAGTCCTATTTTTGGAAGAAACGAACAAGCTGGCCGTGGAAGCACCTTTCCCAACCCTAGCCGAGCCCTGGATCAGCACATTCTTGCTTAG